A region from the Vicia villosa cultivar HV-30 ecotype Madison, WI linkage group LG3, Vvil1.0, whole genome shotgun sequence genome encodes:
- the LOC131658579 gene encoding uncharacterized protein LOC131658579, producing the protein MEKKDSKEKDFEKFSALFKKLEINLPFFEALENMPLYKKFMNDVISKKRPVGSDPENVTEKCAKVSPERRIPIKKKDLGAVAIPCTINDKMFKKVLIDSGSSVSLMPLSIFRKLEIGKISESETKLKFADHTIKSYGIAEDVLVEIHNFVFPVDFHIMDIHEDEETHILFRRPFLLISRCNLDLEKGTLMVKSLKKR; encoded by the coding sequence ATGGAAAAGAAGGATTCCAAAGAAAAGGATTTTGAAAAGTTTTCAGCACTTTTCAAAAAGCTAGAGATCAACTTACCTTTCTTCGAGgcacttgagaatatgcctttgtacaagaaatttatgaacgACGTGATTTCTAAAAAGAGACCCGTGGGAAGTGATCCTGAAAATGTAACTGAAAAGTGTGCGAAAGTCTCGCCGGAAAGAAGGATTCCAATAAAAAAGAAAGACCTTGGAGCGGTGGCAATACCTTGCACCATCAATGACAAAATGTTCAAGAAGGTGTtgattgattctggttctagtgtgagtttgatGCCATTGTCTATCTTCAGAAAGCTTGAGATTGGAAAAATAAGCGAGAGTGAGACAAAGTTGaaattcgctgatcacaccattaagtcatatgggatagctgaagaTGTGTTGGTAGAGATTCATAATTTTGTCTTCCCAGTTGATTTCCATATCATGGACATTCATGAAGATGAAGAGACCCATATCCTTTTTAGGCGACCATTTTTGCTTATTAGTCGTTGCAATTTGGATCTCGAGAAAGGGACACTAATGGTAAAGTCATTGAAGAAGAGGTAA
- the LOC131656356 gene encoding agamous-like MADS-box protein AGL80 has translation MTRKKVKLAFIENDTSRKTTYNKRKKSLLKKVDELTTLCGIDACAIIYSPYDPQPEIWPSPWGVQKVLSKFRAMPELEQSKKMVNQESFLKQSISKAKEQVKKQQKDNKEKQTTMLMFQCLNAGMIVQNNMSAGDLNELAWMIDQNLKEIGKRMEPGENQINIHQNQSGSQIMTAQSHALLQMAPPLPPQPPPNTFNNDEIAVMGHGQVGMAMNNNDIIQRKLFLDMMMNGGGNEKIPFGYDANIQSGFWPNRLS, from the coding sequence ATGACTAGAAAAAAGGTGAAGCTTGCTTTCATTGAGAATGATACCTCAAGGAAAACAACATATAATAAAAGAAAGAAGAGTTTATTAAAGAAGGTTGATGAGCTAACAACTCTTTGCGGAATCGACGCGTGTGCTATAATTTATAGCCCATATGATCCTCAACCTGAGATTTGGCCATCGCCGTGGGGAGTTCAAAAGGTGCTTTCAAAATTCAGGGCAATGCCTGAATTAGAACAAAGCAAAAAGATGGTCAATCAGGAGAGTTTTCTGAAACAAAGTATTTCGAAGGCTAAAGAGCAAGTTAAGAAGCAACAAAAAGacaataaagagaaacaaacaacCATGCTAATGTTTCAATGTCTTAATGCTGGGATGATTGTGCAGAACAATATGTCGGCGGGTGATCTGAATGAGCTTGCTTGGATGATTGATCAAAATCTGAAGGAGATTGGTAAAAGGATGGAACCAGGTGAGAACCAAATCAATATTCATCAAAATCAAAGTGGAAGTCAAATTATGACGGCTCAAAGCCATGCCCTACTCCAAATGGCACCGCCGTTACCACCGCAGCCGCcaccaaacacatttaataatGATGAAATTGCAGTGATGGGTCATGGTCAAGTTGGGATGGCTATGAACAATAATGACATCATTCAAAGGAAGTTGTTTCTGGACATGATGATGAATGGTGGTGGAAATGAAAAAATTCCATTTGGTTATGATGCCAATATTCAGAGTGGGTTTTGGCCTAATCGATTATCTTGA